One genomic region from uncultured Subdoligranulum sp. encodes:
- the dusB gene encoding tRNA dihydrouridine synthase DusB: MQLKNLQIPVGAVFAPMAGLTDAACRRMMADHGAAWTVSEMASAKALNFGDRKSFALLKDPDPHGIYAIQLFGAEPETLAKAILLVREKGIRFDILDINMGCPAPKITSSGAGSHLLLDPPLCGAMVAAARKALGDDTPLTVKMRIGWDADHMTGVEVAKQCEANGADLLAVHGRTREQMYIPPIDTGAIASIKRAVQIPVLANGDVTTAEGALDLLAQTGCDGVMIGRGALGDPWLFERVRAALLGEEPPAEPSLNQRMMALRRQIYEMCEEKGEWLAMPQARSQAMHYMKGLRGAASLRRYCSMLEHFTDVDKLIDAVFRLQE; encoded by the coding sequence ATGCAACTGAAAAATCTGCAGATCCCGGTGGGTGCGGTGTTCGCGCCCATGGCCGGGTTGACCGATGCCGCCTGCCGCCGTATGATGGCGGACCACGGGGCGGCCTGGACGGTGAGCGAGATGGCCAGCGCCAAGGCGCTGAACTTCGGCGACCGCAAATCCTTCGCGCTGCTGAAGGACCCCGACCCCCACGGCATCTATGCCATCCAGCTGTTCGGCGCCGAGCCGGAAACGCTGGCCAAGGCCATTTTGCTGGTGCGGGAAAAGGGCATCCGTTTCGACATTCTGGACATCAATATGGGGTGCCCTGCGCCCAAGATCACTTCCAGCGGCGCAGGCAGCCACCTCTTGCTGGACCCGCCCCTCTGCGGGGCTATGGTGGCGGCCGCCCGCAAGGCGCTGGGGGACGATACCCCCCTCACCGTCAAGATGCGCATCGGCTGGGACGCCGATCACATGACCGGCGTGGAGGTGGCCAAACAGTGCGAGGCCAACGGCGCCGATCTGCTGGCGGTGCACGGACGCACCCGGGAACAGATGTATATCCCGCCCATCGACACCGGGGCCATCGCGTCCATCAAGCGGGCGGTGCAGATTCCGGTGCTGGCCAACGGCGATGTGACCACCGCCGAGGGGGCGCTGGACCTGCTGGCCCAAACCGGCTGCGACGGCGTCATGATCGGCCGGGGCGCCCTGGGGGACCCCTGGTTGTTCGAGCGGGTGCGGGCGGCGCTGCTGGGGGAGGAACCCCCGGCGGAGCCCAGCCTCAACCAGCGGATGATGGCGCTGCGCCGTCAGATCTACGAGATGTGCGAGGAAAAAGGGGAGTGGCTGGCCATGCCCCAGGCCCGCAGCCAGGCCATGCATTATATGAAAGGGCTGCGGGGGGCGGCGTCGCTGCGGCGGTACTGCTCCATGCTGGAACACTTTACTGACGTAGATAAACTGATCGATGCGGTCTTCCGCCTGCAGGAGTAA
- the polA gene encoding DNA polymerase I, which translates to MKLMVLDGNSLVNRAFFGIKLLTTKDGRYTNAIFGFQNILLNLLSAHQPDAVAIAWDERAPTFRHKAYDGYKATRHGMPEELAQQMPVLKELLTDLGFVQVSKEGWEADDILGTLAAACEAKGGTTLLATGDRDSLQLVDDATTVLLATNKETIPMDPAAIQEKYGVTPAQLIDVKSLMGDSSDNIPGVPGIGEKTALALVQKFGSLQNIYDHLEDPSIKPGQRTKLGANKDKAELSYMLGTIRKDAPIDTDPAAYTRQPGDAAAAAHLLASLEMHKLIDRWQLEGGSAPAAAESAAPLEAVEPSVLPLTVEGRLCLGQNADGSWYAVQGKEVFLPDTDRLAALLDSDAELWVFDAKPLYHLALDRGGIGKAIHFDGKLAAYLLNPSASGYAVKNLAGEYDIPAAFTCEAAPDAGVLSALLDKLAAALDESGQRKLHDEMELPLARVLADMERIGFAVDADGIRAFGDSLRGELDGILQSIYEEVGYEFNVNSPKQLGEALFDKLGLPPRKKTSRGYSTDAATLESLRPYSPVIDQILKYRTYAKLLSTYVEGLLTAQAADGRVHSTFIQTEARTGRISSTEPNLQNIPIRTELGSRLRGFFVAGAGKELVDADYSQIELRILAHITGDEAMQQAFLHGADIHRSTAAKIYHIPESEVTPQLRSASKAINFGIMYGKGAFSLSKDLDVSVKEADAFLKTYLATFPKVDGYMQDCIAHAKEKGYVETLFGRRRALPELASSNFQVRASGERMARNTPIQGTAADIIKLAMVHVWQRLRDEKLEARLLLQVHDELIVEAPEAEVEEVKRVLREEMEHVVQYSVPLTTEVGTGKTWLEAH; encoded by the coding sequence ATGAAATTGATGGTACTGGACGGCAACAGTCTGGTCAACCGCGCCTTCTTCGGCATCAAACTGCTGACAACGAAAGACGGGCGCTACACCAATGCGATCTTCGGGTTCCAGAATATCCTCTTGAACCTGCTTTCCGCCCACCAGCCCGATGCGGTGGCCATCGCCTGGGATGAGCGCGCCCCCACCTTCCGCCACAAGGCCTACGACGGCTACAAGGCCACCCGCCACGGCATGCCGGAGGAACTGGCCCAGCAGATGCCGGTGCTGAAGGAACTGCTGACCGACCTGGGTTTTGTGCAGGTGAGCAAGGAGGGCTGGGAGGCCGATGACATTCTCGGCACCCTGGCCGCCGCCTGCGAGGCCAAGGGCGGCACCACCCTGCTGGCCACCGGCGACCGGGACAGCCTGCAGCTGGTGGACGACGCCACCACGGTGCTGCTGGCCACCAACAAGGAGACCATCCCCATGGACCCCGCCGCCATCCAGGAAAAATACGGCGTCACCCCGGCCCAGCTCATCGACGTGAAGAGCCTGATGGGCGATTCGTCGGACAACATTCCCGGCGTGCCGGGCATCGGCGAGAAAACCGCCCTGGCTCTTGTGCAGAAGTTCGGCAGCCTGCAGAACATCTACGACCATCTGGAGGACCCCTCCATCAAACCGGGCCAGCGCACCAAGCTGGGCGCCAACAAGGACAAGGCGGAACTCTCCTATATGCTGGGCACCATCCGCAAGGACGCCCCCATCGACACCGACCCCGCCGCCTACACCCGGCAGCCCGGTGATGCGGCGGCCGCCGCCCACCTGCTGGCCAGCCTGGAGATGCACAAACTCATCGACCGCTGGCAGCTGGAAGGCGGCAGCGCCCCTGCGGCGGCGGAATCCGCTGCCCCGCTGGAAGCGGTGGAGCCTTCCGTTCTGCCGCTGACGGTGGAAGGGCGGCTCTGCCTGGGGCAGAACGCCGACGGCAGCTGGTACGCCGTGCAGGGCAAGGAAGTCTTCCTGCCCGACACCGACCGCCTGGCCGCCTTGCTGGACAGCGACGCGGAACTGTGGGTCTTTGACGCGAAGCCGCTCTACCACCTGGCGCTGGACCGGGGCGGCATCGGCAAGGCCATCCATTTTGACGGCAAACTGGCGGCGTATCTGCTGAACCCGTCGGCCAGCGGCTATGCCGTGAAAAACCTGGCCGGCGAGTATGATATACCCGCGGCCTTTACCTGTGAAGCCGCCCCCGATGCCGGGGTGCTGTCGGCGCTGCTGGACAAGCTGGCCGCGGCTCTCGACGAGAGCGGGCAGCGCAAGCTCCACGATGAGATGGAACTGCCGCTGGCCCGGGTGCTGGCGGACATGGAGCGCATCGGCTTTGCGGTGGACGCCGACGGCATCCGCGCCTTTGGCGACAGCCTGCGGGGCGAGCTGGACGGCATTCTGCAGAGCATCTATGAGGAAGTGGGCTACGAATTCAATGTGAACAGCCCCAAACAGCTGGGAGAGGCTCTCTTTGACAAGCTGGGCCTGCCGCCGAGGAAGAAAACTTCCCGCGGCTACTCCACCGACGCCGCCACGCTGGAAAGTCTGCGCCCCTACAGCCCGGTGATCGACCAGATTCTCAAATACCGCACCTACGCGAAGCTGCTCTCCACCTACGTGGAAGGGCTGCTCACCGCCCAGGCCGCCGACGGCCGGGTGCATTCCACCTTCATCCAGACCGAGGCCCGCACCGGGCGGATCTCCTCCACCGAGCCCAACCTGCAGAACATTCCCATCCGCACCGAGCTGGGCAGCCGCCTGCGGGGCTTTTTCGTAGCCGGGGCGGGCAAGGAACTGGTGGACGCCGACTACTCCCAGATCGAGCTGCGCATTCTCGCCCACATCACCGGCGACGAAGCCATGCAGCAGGCCTTTTTGCACGGGGCGGACATCCACCGCTCCACCGCCGCCAAGATCTACCACATCCCGGAAAGCGAGGTCACGCCCCAGCTGCGCTCCGCCAGCAAGGCCATCAACTTCGGCATCATGTACGGCAAGGGGGCTTTCTCCTTGAGCAAGGATCTGGATGTGTCGGTGAAGGAGGCGGACGCCTTCCTGAAGACCTACCTGGCCACCTTCCCCAAAGTGGACGGCTATATGCAGGACTGCATCGCCCACGCCAAGGAGAAAGGCTATGTGGAAACGCTGTTCGGACGCCGCCGGGCGCTGCCCGAGCTGGCCAGTTCCAACTTCCAGGTGCGGGCCAGCGGCGAACGGATGGCCCGCAACACTCCCATCCAGGGCACCGCAGCCGACATCATCAAGCTGGCCATGGTCCATGTGTGGCAGCGGCTGCGGGATGAGAAGCTGGAAGCCCGGCTGCTGTTGCAGGTCCACGATGAACTGATTGTGGAAGCCCCCGAGGCCGAGGTGGAGGAAGTGAAGCGGGTCCTGCGGGAGGAAATGGAACATGTCGTGCAGTACAGCGTACCGCTGACCACCGAGGTGGGCACCGGCAAGACCTGGCTGGAAGCACATTGA
- the tsaD gene encoding tRNA (adenosine(37)-N6)-threonylcarbamoyltransferase complex transferase subunit TsaD, translating into MYVLGIESTCDETAAAIVEDGRKVISNVISTSVKEQALYGGVVPEIASRRHAEYISATVDKALADAGMTIDDVGAVAVTFAPGLIGAVLVGVNFAKGLAYASGKPLVSVHHLRGHIAANYLTHPALHPPFLCLVASGGHSHIVMVEDWCRYKVLGRTVDDAAGEAFDKVARTLGLSYPGGPSVAAAAKGGNPHAYKLPVPHVEGKYNVSFSGLKTAVINEVHNAQQKGEEINVSDMAASFQERIDQILAKKLLSAAADTGAKTICLAGGVAANGRLRQLVNDGAQKLGAKIYLPELKYCGDNGAMIAAQGFYEYQDGNLAGWDLNGLPTLPIDYR; encoded by the coding sequence ATGTATGTTTTAGGAATTGAATCCACCTGCGACGAGACCGCCGCCGCCATTGTGGAGGACGGCCGCAAGGTAATTTCCAACGTCATTTCCACCAGCGTCAAGGAACAGGCGCTCTACGGCGGCGTGGTGCCGGAGATTGCCAGCCGCCGCCACGCGGAATATATCAGTGCCACGGTGGACAAGGCCCTGGCCGACGCCGGCATGACCATCGACGATGTGGGTGCCGTGGCCGTCACCTTTGCCCCGGGGCTTATCGGCGCCGTGCTGGTGGGCGTCAACTTTGCCAAGGGCCTGGCCTACGCGTCGGGCAAGCCGCTGGTCTCGGTGCACCATCTGCGGGGCCACATTGCCGCCAACTACCTGACCCACCCGGCATTGCATCCGCCGTTCCTCTGCCTGGTGGCCAGCGGCGGCCACAGCCACATCGTCATGGTGGAGGACTGGTGCCGCTACAAGGTGCTGGGCCGCACGGTGGACGACGCCGCCGGCGAGGCTTTCGACAAGGTGGCCCGCACGCTGGGCCTCTCCTACCCCGGCGGTCCCAGCGTGGCCGCCGCCGCCAAGGGCGGCAACCCCCACGCCTACAAGCTGCCGGTGCCCCATGTGGAAGGAAAATACAACGTGAGTTTCAGCGGCCTGAAGACCGCCGTCATCAACGAGGTGCACAACGCCCAGCAGAAAGGTGAGGAGATCAACGTCTCCGATATGGCGGCCAGTTTCCAGGAGCGCATCGATCAGATCCTGGCGAAGAAGCTGCTCTCGGCCGCCGCCGACACAGGCGCCAAGACCATCTGCCTGGCGGGCGGCGTGGCCGCCAACGGCCGGCTGCGCCAGCTGGTCAACGACGGCGCCCAGAAGCTGGGAGCCAAGATCTATCTGCCGGAGCTCAAGTACTGCGGCGACAACGGCGCCATGATCGCCGCCCAGGGGTTCTACGAATACCAGGACGGCAATCTGGCAGGCTGGGACCTGAACGGCCTGCCCACGCTGCCCATTGATTACCGTTGA
- a CDS encoding family 6 glucosyltransferase translates to MTKVAVLYICTGKYIAFWQEFYESAEQYLLPGCEVHYFVFTDAPSLYGEEDNPRIHRCPQKAYSWPFSTLLRFEIFLSREEELKAFDYIFFFNANAQFTTTITPEMFLPRADRGEHLLVVQHPAFYNKPNYEYTYDRNPRCRAFIPMGLGKYYVCGGINGGETAAFLKLCHTLDRRIHKDLAHHVIALWHDESQINRYILWRKDFRILSPSYCWPEGWNLPQPCRILLRSKQRYFDVQQLRKDAPATVLPPYVVRCNAFMKRAARWLQRRLPPQKKEVDDE, encoded by the coding sequence ATGACTAAAGTTGCCGTATTGTATATCTGTACCGGCAAATATATTGCCTTCTGGCAGGAATTCTATGAGAGTGCCGAGCAGTATCTTTTGCCGGGATGCGAAGTGCATTACTTTGTGTTCACCGATGCTCCGTCCCTGTACGGGGAAGAGGACAATCCCCGGATTCACCGGTGCCCCCAGAAAGCCTATTCCTGGCCCTTTTCCACGCTGCTTCGGTTTGAAATCTTCCTCAGCCGGGAGGAGGAGCTCAAGGCATTTGACTATATTTTCTTCTTCAATGCCAACGCGCAGTTCACGACCACCATCACGCCGGAGATGTTTCTGCCGCGGGCGGATCGCGGAGAACATCTCTTAGTTGTGCAGCATCCGGCTTTTTACAACAAACCCAATTATGAATATACCTACGACCGCAATCCCCGCTGCCGGGCGTTCATCCCCATGGGACTGGGCAAATATTATGTCTGCGGCGGCATCAACGGCGGTGAAACGGCGGCCTTCCTCAAGCTGTGTCACACATTGGACCGGCGCATCCACAAAGATCTGGCGCATCACGTCATTGCGCTGTGGCACGATGAATCCCAGATCAACCGCTACATTCTGTGGCGCAAGGATTTCCGAATCCTTTCCCCCAGTTACTGCTGGCCGGAAGGCTGGAATCTGCCGCAGCCCTGCCGCATTCTGCTCCGCAGCAAGCAGCGGTACTTTGATGTACAACAGCTGCGCAAGGACGCCCCGGCCACTGTATTGCCGCCGTATGTTGTGCGGTGTAATGCGTTTATGAAGCGAGCCGCTCGCTGGCTGCAGCGCCGTCTGCCGCCCCAGAAGAAAGAAGTGGACGATGAATAA
- a CDS encoding polysaccharide ABC transporter ATP-binding protein, with translation MEQNKEIMIHVRNVKKKYRLGQIGGGTLRGDLQSWWARKRGKEDPNTLIGTDQRLIGTTFMALNGLSFDVYKGEAVGIIGSNGAGKSTLLKLLTHVTAPTEGDIDLYGRVASMLEVGTGFHPEMTGRENVYLNGAILGMTRAEIDAKMEEIIAFSEVGDFIDTPVKRYSSGMYVKLAFSVAAHLDSEIMIMDEVLAVGDMKFQKKCLSKMRQAAKRDGKTVLYVSHNMATIRDLCDRCIVLDKGKIVFDGDVDEGIARYLATKTQDSDCVDYSHYKRDNWYKRDNLRLQEVRMLSSRQGVLERREPAVLRYTIKAEEPAEAVGIRLEIRDEVGNPLAAACLYGLELDRGTTAFTVRYDLSVLAPGKHGSYFTLFTLGEGGAHTVEDWVPGMTFKIVDTLLENETEWNTVAWGPIQLPNAVLTEKGETRHD, from the coding sequence ATGGAACAGAACAAGGAAATCATGATTCACGTCCGCAACGTGAAGAAAAAGTACCGCCTGGGCCAGATTGGCGGCGGTACGCTGCGCGGCGACCTGCAGAGCTGGTGGGCCCGCAAGCGCGGCAAGGAGGACCCCAACACCCTGATCGGCACCGATCAGCGGCTCATCGGTACCACCTTCATGGCACTCAACGGCCTGAGCTTTGATGTGTACAAGGGGGAGGCCGTGGGCATCATCGGTTCCAACGGCGCTGGCAAGAGCACGCTGCTCAAACTGCTGACCCACGTCACCGCCCCCACCGAAGGGGACATCGACCTGTACGGCCGGGTTGCCTCCATGCTGGAGGTGGGCACCGGTTTCCATCCCGAGATGACCGGCCGGGAAAATGTCTATCTCAACGGCGCCATTCTGGGCATGACCCGGGCGGAGATCGATGCCAAGATGGAGGAGATCATTGCATTCTCCGAGGTGGGCGATTTCATCGACACCCCCGTCAAGCGGTATTCCAGCGGTATGTACGTCAAGCTGGCCTTCAGCGTGGCGGCCCACCTGGACAGTGAAATCATGATCATGGATGAGGTGCTGGCCGTCGGTGATATGAAGTTCCAGAAAAAGTGCCTGAGCAAGATGCGCCAGGCCGCCAAACGGGACGGCAAGACGGTGCTCTATGTCAGTCACAACATGGCTACCATCCGGGATCTGTGCGACCGGTGTATTGTGCTGGACAAGGGCAAGATTGTCTTTGACGGCGATGTGGATGAGGGCATCGCCCGGTATCTGGCCACCAAGACCCAGGATTCCGACTGTGTGGACTACTCCCATTACAAACGGGACAACTGGTACAAGCGCGACAATCTGCGCCTGCAGGAGGTGCGGATGCTCAGTTCCCGGCAGGGCGTGCTGGAACGGCGGGAACCGGCGGTGTTGCGTTATACGATCAAGGCGGAAGAGCCGGCTGAAGCGGTGGGCATCCGTCTGGAGATCCGGGACGAAGTGGGCAATCCGTTGGCGGCGGCCTGCCTGTACGGCCTGGAACTGGACCGGGGAACGACGGCCTTTACGGTGCGCTATGACCTGAGTGTGCTGGCACCGGGAAAACACGGCAGCTATTTTACCCTGTTCACGCTGGGAGAAGGTGGTGCCCACACCGTGGAGGACTGGGTGCCTGGCATGACGTTCAAGATTGTGGATACCCTGTTGGAAAATGAGACGGAGTGGAATACCGTGGCATGGGGACCGATTCAGCTGCCCAACGCTGTACTGACTGAAAAAGGGGAGACCCGCCATGACTAA
- a CDS encoding ABC transporter permease: MDQIQKQYHVHYSPAKGWARVDFHELWRYKDLIWLFVKRDFTVMYKQTVLGPAWVLINPILSAAMYTVMFGVIAGLSTDGVPQTLFYLAGTALWGFFAACINKISATFTTNSAIFSKVYFPRLAMPISTMLSAFINFVLQFIMFFAMLLFYVARGEVQPNWALMPLTVLLLAQVGLLGLGCGIIVSSLTTRYRDLMVVVTFGVQLWMYGTPVVYPLSMVQGMSRPLYAAMLINPMTAPMESFRYIFFGSGQVSVLMWVISILWTIALLALGLSLFSKVEKTFVDTV, encoded by the coding sequence ATGGACCAGATACAAAAGCAATACCACGTCCACTACAGCCCGGCCAAAGGCTGGGCGCGGGTGGATTTCCACGAACTGTGGCGCTATAAGGACCTGATCTGGCTGTTTGTGAAGCGGGATTTTACCGTTATGTACAAACAGACCGTGCTGGGCCCGGCGTGGGTGCTCATCAATCCCATTCTGTCCGCCGCCATGTATACCGTCATGTTCGGCGTGATCGCGGGCCTGTCCACCGACGGCGTACCCCAGACGCTGTTCTATCTGGCCGGCACCGCTTTGTGGGGATTCTTTGCGGCCTGCATCAATAAGATTTCGGCCACCTTCACCACCAACTCCGCCATCTTCAGCAAAGTCTATTTTCCGCGTCTGGCCATGCCCATTTCCACCATGCTGTCGGCGTTCATCAACTTTGTGCTGCAGTTCATCATGTTCTTTGCCATGCTGCTGTTCTATGTGGCCCGCGGTGAAGTTCAGCCCAACTGGGCCCTGATGCCCCTCACTGTGCTGCTGCTGGCTCAGGTGGGGCTGCTGGGACTGGGCTGCGGCATCATCGTTTCCAGCCTGACCACCCGCTACCGCGACCTGATGGTGGTGGTCACCTTCGGTGTGCAGCTGTGGATGTACGGCACACCGGTGGTCTATCCGCTGTCTATGGTGCAGGGCATGAGCAGGCCGCTCTATGCCGCCATGCTGATCAATCCCATGACCGCGCCGATGGAATCTTTCCGGTATATCTTTTTCGGTTCCGGCCAGGTCAGCGTGCTGATGTGGGTCATCTCTATCCTGTGGACCATCGCCCTGCTGGCGCTGGGCCTTTCGCTGTTCAGCAAGGTGGAAAAGACCTTCGTGGATACCGTGTAA
- a CDS encoding glycosyltransferase family 2 protein has product MPAISVIVPVYKVEAYLDTCVESILAQTFTDLEVVLVDDGSPDGCPAKCDAWAQKDPRVRVIHQANGGLSAARNTGIEAARGDFFAFVDSDDRLEPDTLRRAYEAQQQSGADLVIFNLVYVDEHNKPLSTPDFTGFRDEILDAEGVWQRYFALVEQKIYYVVAWNKLYRRNLFDGLRYARGKRYEDQFLLPKLLARCQTIACLGYPGYRYVQRSGSIMAQGNSRNYLDRSEYLLEWCGDFAARQDFARAEGLLNDAIQNLSEKERFDLSTPRQRARYRADCRACAAAYGRLARRTGQKTMWLRAALLRLGLPVYLRFLQSRQ; this is encoded by the coding sequence ATGCCTGCCATCAGTGTGATTGTCCCGGTGTACAAGGTGGAAGCCTATCTGGACACCTGTGTGGAGAGCATTCTGGCCCAGACCTTCACCGACCTGGAAGTTGTGCTGGTGGACGACGGCAGCCCCGACGGCTGCCCGGCCAAATGCGATGCCTGGGCGCAGAAAGACCCCCGGGTGCGGGTGATTCACCAGGCAAACGGCGGGCTTTCCGCCGCCCGCAACACCGGCATCGAGGCCGCCAGGGGGGATTTCTTCGCCTTTGTGGATTCCGACGACCGGCTGGAACCCGATACGCTGCGCCGTGCCTATGAGGCCCAGCAGCAATCCGGCGCCGACCTGGTGATTTTCAATCTTGTGTATGTGGATGAACACAACAAACCGCTGTCCACGCCGGATTTTACCGGGTTTCGGGATGAAATTCTGGATGCAGAGGGCGTGTGGCAGCGCTATTTTGCGCTGGTAGAGCAGAAAATCTATTATGTGGTCGCCTGGAACAAACTCTACAGGCGGAACCTGTTTGACGGGCTGCGCTATGCCCGGGGCAAGCGGTATGAGGACCAGTTCCTGCTGCCGAAACTGCTGGCACGGTGCCAAACCATCGCCTGCCTGGGTTATCCGGGGTATCGCTATGTGCAGCGGAGCGGCAGCATCATGGCCCAGGGCAACAGCCGCAACTACCTGGACCGCAGTGAGTATCTGCTGGAATGGTGCGGTGATTTTGCCGCACGGCAGGACTTTGCCCGCGCCGAAGGGCTGCTCAACGACGCCATCCAGAACCTGAGCGAGAAAGAGCGGTTTGACCTTTCCACACCCCGCCAGCGGGCCCGGTACCGGGCGGACTGCCGGGCGTGTGCAGCGGCTTACGGGCGGCTGGCCCGCCGCACCGGGCAGAAAACCATGTGGCTGCGCGCGGCGCTGCTGCGGTTGGGATTGCCTGTCTACCTCAGATTCCTGCAAAGCAGACAGTAA
- a CDS encoding glycosyltransferase, which yields MPQQQPLISVVVPVYKAEATLDACVGSILAQTLDDFELLLVDDESPDGSPALCDAWAARDPRIRALHPKKAGPGPSGARNAGLDAARGAWITMVDSDDTVAPDLLATLYTAAQRSGADLVICNSCQRFPDGSCRDLPEEQRFSTDTLLDEDAFWDAFNTPWINQFTGTAHRLYAAKLFDGVRYPVGMVHEDYYILPDLIARCQKIQCLAYTGYYVLQHAGSITATARQEVRLAMTRGDIHRAGYFLSRGWFDRAEGALTDAAEFLYRNKAAYDLRKPGHRAEFAAVKGDLCRTYDALATQKGARSLKLRAAALRAGLPVFHAYCALLAVRRG from the coding sequence ATGCCGCAACAACAACCGCTGATCAGCGTGGTGGTGCCGGTCTACAAGGCGGAAGCCACGCTGGATGCCTGCGTCGGGAGCATCCTGGCCCAGACGCTGGACGATTTTGAACTGCTGCTGGTGGATGACGAAAGCCCCGACGGCAGCCCGGCCCTCTGCGACGCCTGGGCGGCCCGGGACCCGCGCATCAGGGCTCTGCACCCCAAAAAGGCGGGACCGGGGCCTTCCGGTGCTCGCAACGCCGGTCTGGACGCCGCCCGGGGCGCCTGGATCACCATGGTGGACAGCGACGATACGGTTGCTCCCGACCTGCTGGCCACGCTGTACACCGCCGCACAGCGGAGCGGCGCCGACCTGGTCATCTGCAACAGCTGCCAGCGCTTTCCCGACGGCAGCTGCCGGGACCTGCCGGAAGAACAGCGTTTCAGCACCGATACCCTGCTGGACGAGGATGCCTTCTGGGATGCCTTCAATACCCCCTGGATCAACCAGTTCACCGGCACGGCTCACCGGCTCTACGCCGCCAAACTGTTTGACGGGGTGCGCTACCCTGTGGGTATGGTGCACGAGGATTATTATATTCTGCCCGACCTCATCGCCCGGTGCCAAAAAATCCAGTGCCTGGCCTATACCGGCTACTATGTGCTGCAGCACGCGGGCAGCATCACGGCCACGGCCCGCCAAGAGGTGCGACTGGCCATGACCCGGGGAGATATCCACCGGGCCGGGTATTTTCTTTCCCGCGGCTGGTTCGACCGCGCCGAGGGAGCCCTCACCGACGCGGCGGAGTTCCTCTACCGCAACAAGGCGGCCTACGATCTGCGCAAGCCCGGGCACCGGGCGGAGTTCGCGGCCGTCAAGGGGGATCTGTGCCGCACCTACGATGCGCTGGCCACCCAAAAGGGGGCGCGCTCGCTGAAGCTGCGTGCCGCCGCCCTGCGCGCCGGGCTGCCGGTGTTCCACGCCTACTGTGCGCTGCTGGCCGTCCGCCGCGGCTGA
- a CDS encoding ATP-grasp fold amidoligase family protein gives MPIEDSHAQRRVEILENELQSVYNSSSYKIGRKITWLPRTIRNAAAFAKRMGGMAGVMRYWKAYRKYTPLSGKKDYAYWMCLPPEHYEEALKEWFEQNSDEVLDLKHPVTYNQKAQWLKLHDDLKKRTFLSDKYLVRDWVKEKIGEEYLIPLLGVWDHFDDIDFDALPDKFALKTNHGSSWNYIVPDKSKMDRQDAKKKFDTWMQLNYAYMMGGLELQYRDIVPKILAEKYLENDGGELYDYKFFCFDGKVHYIKYVCGRYSDQPEQMVFYDRDWNRQKFNYIVPYTEPEIPRPKKLEKMIELSEILSAGFPCVRVDLYELADGTIKFGEMTFTTYGGIPEWHPAEANLMMGSLIHLPGVDDAPADTQ, from the coding sequence ATGCCCATCGAAGACAGTCACGCACAGCGCAGAGTTGAAATATTGGAAAATGAACTGCAGTCTGTATACAATTCATCCTCCTACAAAATAGGCCGTAAAATCACCTGGCTGCCGCGGACGATCCGCAACGCTGCGGCCTTTGCCAAACGAATGGGCGGAATGGCCGGTGTCATGCGGTACTGGAAAGCGTACAGGAAGTATACGCCTCTTTCCGGGAAAAAGGACTACGCCTACTGGATGTGTCTGCCGCCGGAACATTATGAGGAAGCACTGAAGGAATGGTTTGAGCAGAACTCGGACGAAGTGCTGGACCTGAAGCACCCTGTGACGTACAACCAGAAGGCCCAATGGCTGAAGCTGCACGACGATTTGAAAAAGCGCACATTCCTTTCGGACAAGTATCTGGTGCGGGACTGGGTGAAAGAAAAAATCGGCGAGGAGTACCTGATCCCGCTGCTGGGCGTGTGGGATCATTTTGACGACATTGATTTTGACGCCCTGCCGGATAAATTTGCGCTGAAGACAAACCATGGCTCCAGCTGGAACTATATTGTGCCGGATAAATCCAAAATGGACAGGCAGGACGCGAAGAAAAAATTTGATACCTGGATGCAGCTCAACTATGCCTATATGATGGGTGGCCTGGAACTGCAGTACCGGGATATCGTGCCCAAAATCCTGGCAGAGAAATACCTGGAGAACGACGGCGGGGAATTGTATGATTACAAATTCTTCTGCTTCGACGGTAAGGTCCATTACATCAAATATGTATGCGGACGCTACAGCGATCAACCAGAGCAGATGGTCTTCTATGACCGTGACTGGAACCGCCAGAAATTCAATTATATTGTCCCCTATACGGAACCGGAAATCCCTCGCCCCAAAAAGCTGGAAAAAATGATTGAATTGTCTGAAATCCTTTCTGCCGGATTTCCCTGCGTGCGAGTGGATCTGTATGAACTGGCCGACGGCACGATCAAATTTGGCGAGATGACGTTTACCACCTACGGAGGAATTCCGGAATGGCATCCCGCCGAGGCAAACCTCATGATGGGCAGCCTGATCCACCTGCCGGGTGTGGACGATGCCCCCGCCGATACACAGTAA